GTACCCGTGCTCCTCGCCGTCGACCAGGATCACCGGCACCCGGTCGCCGTACTCGGCGCGCAGCTCGCGGTCCGCGTCGACGTCCTGGACCTCCCACGGCACGCCCAGCTCGCCGCAGATCCGTTCCAGGTCCGCTTTGGCCTGCTCACAGGCATGGCAGTCGACCCGGCTCATCAAGGTGACGTGGTGGCTCACGCCGTTCAGGCTAGGGGTTGCCGCAGCCTCGACCGCGCCAGCTTCCCGGTGGGCGAGTGCGGCAGGGTGGTGGCGAACTCGACCACCGTCGGCACCTTGAACTTCGCCAGCCGTCCGGCGCAGTGGTCCTTCA
This is a stretch of genomic DNA from Saccharothrix ecbatanensis. It encodes these proteins:
- a CDS encoding glutaredoxin family protein, which gives rise to MSHHVTLMSRVDCHACEQAKADLERICGELGVPWEVQDVDADRELRAEYGDRVPVILVDGEEHGYWSVEEDRLRAALR